The Kineothrix sp. MB12-C1 genome includes a window with the following:
- a CDS encoding beta-galactosidase encodes MNLANLLHGGDYNPEQWLDCPEVLQEDIELMKKGNINCVTLGVFSWSVLEPEEGCFCFDWLRDIIDELYGNGIFTVLATPTASMPHWMTAKYPEIMQVHADGKKNLPGKRHNFCYTSKKMREKARIIDSKLAEAFGKHPAVLLWHISNELGGNFGDGSCHCEECNLEFRLWLQEKYRTLDRLNQAWWTTFWSHRYTDWEQIHSPMPNGEILTHGLNLDWHRFVTHQMTGFCKWEIDSVREYSSFPVTTNFMYFFKPLNYYELHRCVDIVSWDSYPFWHKRKDEVPVAVKTAAAHSMMRSMKKAPFLLMESTPSCINWRAFNPVKRPHMHMLSSMQAVAHGSNSVQYFQWRKGRGAFEKFHGAVLDHKNKENTRTFLEVTQVGERLAKMSEKIAATCNRPKVAVIFDWENWWAVEDATGPIIDIDYVKTFLMHFRSFWEAGIDVDVINMEDDLKEYRIVAAPVNYLYKEKYAQKVEDFVRNGGSYITTYWSGVVNESDLCFTEKHPLQEVLGIRQEEIDAPGEEFRNEINYKGKAYPVGRLCEVVHAKTAEILTVYEKEYYKGSPAITRNYFGKGNAYYLAAEFGQEFLNLFYKERMLEKELVNPLASELPYGVTVSVREGEENLVFLQNFNDAEAVIHDVEAWVDADTGEQIEGEIKLSPFECRILVEK; translated from the coding sequence GTGAATTTAGCTAACTTACTTCATGGCGGCGATTATAATCCGGAACAGTGGCTGGACTGTCCGGAGGTGCTGCAGGAAGATATAGAACTGATGAAAAAGGGCAACATCAACTGTGTGACTCTCGGAGTATTTTCCTGGTCTGTGCTGGAACCGGAGGAAGGATGCTTTTGCTTTGACTGGCTAAGGGATATCATAGATGAGTTGTATGGTAATGGAATATTCACAGTGCTGGCAACGCCTACGGCTTCGATGCCTCATTGGATGACGGCAAAATATCCTGAGATTATGCAGGTTCATGCGGATGGAAAGAAGAATCTCCCGGGGAAAAGACATAACTTTTGTTATACCTCGAAGAAGATGAGGGAGAAGGCAAGAATAATAGACAGCAAGCTGGCAGAAGCTTTTGGGAAACATCCTGCTGTATTGCTATGGCATATTTCCAATGAGCTTGGCGGTAACTTTGGTGATGGTTCCTGCCACTGTGAGGAGTGTAACCTGGAATTCCGCTTATGGCTGCAGGAAAAGTATAGGACTTTAGATCGTTTGAATCAGGCATGGTGGACGACCTTCTGGAGCCATCGCTATACGGATTGGGAACAAATTCATAGCCCTATGCCGAATGGAGAGATACTCACCCACGGTTTGAACCTGGATTGGCATCGATTCGTGACACACCAGATGACGGGCTTTTGCAAATGGGAAATCGATTCCGTCAGAGAATATTCATCCTTTCCGGTAACGACTAATTTCATGTACTTTTTTAAACCTTTGAATTATTATGAGTTGCATCGATGTGTGGATATCGTATCTTGGGATTCTTATCCGTTCTGGCATAAGAGAAAAGATGAGGTACCGGTTGCCGTGAAGACGGCAGCCGCTCACAGTATGATGAGAAGTATGAAAAAAGCCCCATTTCTATTAATGGAAAGCACTCCTTCCTGTATTAATTGGCGTGCGTTTAATCCGGTAAAGCGGCCTCATATGCATATGCTTTCCTCTATGCAAGCGGTAGCTCATGGCTCTAATTCCGTGCAGTACTTTCAGTGGAGGAAGGGGAGAGGGGCTTTTGAAAAATTTCATGGAGCAGTTCTGGATCATAAGAATAAAGAGAATACGAGAACTTTTCTGGAAGTAACACAGGTGGGGGAACGTCTTGCAAAAATGAGCGAGAAGATAGCTGCTACATGTAACAGGCCAAAGGTGGCGGTCATTTTTGACTGGGAAAACTGGTGGGCGGTAGAGGATGCTACCGGCCCGATAATCGATATCGATTATGTAAAAACGTTTCTAATGCATTTTCGCAGCTTCTGGGAAGCCGGTATTGATGTGGATGTGATCAATATGGAAGATGATTTGAAGGAATATCGAATCGTAGCGGCACCGGTGAACTATCTGTATAAAGAAAAATATGCGCAGAAGGTGGAAGACTTCGTGAGAAATGGCGGGAGCTATATTACGACCTATTGGAGCGGCGTGGTAAACGAGTCGGATCTTTGTTTTACGGAGAAGCATCCTCTGCAAGAGGTGTTGGGGATTCGGCAGGAAGAAATCGATGCCCCGGGAGAAGAGTTCCGAAATGAAATTAATTATAAAGGCAAGGCTTATCCGGTTGGACGGCTGTGCGAAGTAGTTCATGCGAAGACAGCCGAAATACTAACTGTGTATGAAAAGGAATATTATAAAGGAAGTCCCGCAATCACGAGAAACTACTTTGGTAAAGGAAATGCATATTATTTAGCGGCAGAGTTCGGACAGGAATTCTTGAATCTTTTCTATAAGGAAAGAATGCTGGAAAAAGAGCTTGTCAACCCGCTTGCGAG